Genomic segment of Vicugna pacos chromosome 31, VicPac4, whole genome shotgun sequence:
CCACCTACGCCACCCACCGGCTCGACCCCTGAtctgcccctcccctcagcccatttaaggaaccagcttggccaccaccacccccaactcAGGGAGCAAGCAAGAGCATCTGCTATTTGTTTTCACTCTCTCCTGCCGCAGGGCGAGTCCCAGTAAAGTCTCgcctgaatttctcatctggccTCTTGTCAATTTCTGTTAAACAAAGAGTCCATGAACCTGGGTCAGTATCAACCCCAAAATAAATTACTTCACATTTCTATATTATGTCATCTGTCCCATTTATTGGCTGCTTAGGAATCCAGGTGCCATAAACTGGTGTGTGGTGGGAATATGTCCTCTGTGCTTATTTATGAATACTGAACATTTGCTTTGACATCTTGTGAATGTGGTATGTACACAGAAAGGTCCTTCATAGCAGCGTCTGCCCATGTGACAATGTAGAGCAATAGAACACCTCTTGCTAACATCCTGGGAAACTGCCCTCAGTAAGGACAGCAAGAGTGATCAAAGCTTGCCTCTAAGTCATAAATCAGTTTTATATTCAGGGAAAACGCtgcaattttaaattacatacacGTTGCGCATGCCAAAACTCAGCAGGCAGTGGGTGAATATATCTAAGCATTCATGACAAGGCAGTAAGTTCATCAAGATACCATGCAACAACTTGACATTATGTATGGAGGTAAGGCAGTCTCTAGAGGGATAACTTGATATTATAACAAAGGCAGTGGAACCAATGATTCcccttacatttatttaaaatcattATAAACAATCTCAACTAAACAACCTCAAccaccacctaaaagaattagaaaaagaagaacaaataaagccTAAAGTCAGCAGAACGGAGGAAGTAAATagagattaagaaatagaaaaaatgaatcaaactaagagctggttttttgaaagagtaaacaaaataaacaaacctctGGCTAGGCTCACAAAGAAGAACAGGTAGAggacacaaataagcaaaataagaaaggaaaatggagaaactgcAAACAAtgtcatagaaatacaaaaatccgTAAGAGAATTAGGAACAATTATATGGAatcaaattggacaacctagaaatgaacaaatttctagaaacatacagttcactatgacagaatcaagaagaaagatcacttgaacagactgatcactagaagtaaaacagaatcagattaaaaaacctccttgcaaacaaaagtccaggaccaaatggcttcgCTGGCGAGTTCTACCAAACACACAAAGGactcatactgatccttctcaaattcttccaaaagactgaaaaggagggaatacttcctaactcattctatgaagccaccatcaccctgataccaaaaccaggcaaagacactaccaaaacagGCCAATATCGttaatgaacatagatgtaaaaatcttcaacaaaatatcagcaaacagaatccaacaacacataaaaaaaatcacacactatGATCGAGTTAGATTCATTACACGTCACACAATActccagagctacagtaatcaaaacagcatgtactggcacaaaaacagacctctggatcaatggaacagaatagagggcccagaaataaacccacacacttatggtcaattaatcttcaacaaaggaggcaagatgtACAATCTAcaatgtacaatggagaaatgacagtctcttcggcacatggtgttgggaaagctgaatggccacacataaatcaatgaagttagaacactctcacactgtacacaaaaataaactgaaaatggattaaagacttaaatataagacagatACTATAAActgcctagaagaaaacataggcaaaacattttcagacataaatcttagcaacattctcctagggcagtctacccaatcAATAGACAtaggagcaaaaataaacaaatgaagacctagttaaacttacaaacatttgcacaacaaaggaaaccttaagcaaaacaaaatgataacctacagaacaggagaaaatatttacaactcagtcagtcagagagagagagaaacaatatATATCACCTAtacgtggaatttaaaaaaaataatacaaatctacttatttacaaatcagaataTGATTCAATACTGAGAAAATAACAAGGGACTAGGGCAACAGAATGATCAAAATCACTGAAATTATGGTGCCCATGCTGTCTGTCAGGGGCTCACAGCTTGGGGATAAGGAATATAGTCAGAATTCTACATACTGAAGTGTAATTAGAACTGACATTTGATAGAGATGGTGGAGCCACAGTGAGGAGGGACTTTAGCCAGTTGTCATGGTCTGTAGAACTAGAAGAGTCTTGTTGCTAAGCAGCTGATCTAGAATTTAATCAAATAGAGGCACAAAGAAAGGAATTTATATTTTACTATGCCACGTGAGGTCTCGAATAAGAACTCTGTTCATAGAAATAGGCAGCACAAAACTATGAACATGGTTATAGCCATTAAGGACCATGGGAATTACTAATCCATCTGGTAAGTCATTCAAGAATGTAACTGTAAAGGACAGAAGCGCTAGAATTTGTGTAcgcctgaacacacacacacacacacacacacacacacactcacacacacacacacacacacacacatacacacagagcaaGAGTCTTTACAAAGTACTCAGATCATGAGAGAGGTCAATGACATTTATTACTTCATATTCTACTCTAGTTTACTTGGTTGAGAGCCACAAAATTGTGTTTTAATGGACTGTTACTCATATTTTGGAATTaatgaaaagaacacaggaaGATAACAGAATAAGTAATAATTtgttacatgaatatacatatatatatgcaaaggtcagtgaggaaaatatttgtgagtacttttaaaatatcatttgaaatttaaaagaaaactaataattTGATAATTACTCCATGAGAATATCTATAAATAAAGACTCCCGCTTAAAACAGGGTATCTGATTCCCCTTCTGTTGGGACCCAtatgttttatgtgtttattgtgGAAATGTCTCCACACCCCCGTCTATTTAGAGAACAGAATAATGAATCAGTAGGTGTCCTTCATGTAAGTTCAACAAGCGCCAGCCGAGGCCAACCACCATCCTTCTGTAGCCGCACAGTCTCACTCAGCCTCACCACTGCTTACGAGCAAGTGCCATGCAGCGCACGGAGCCACGGCGTCAGCCCAGCGCTCACCCATCTCACCCAcgcccttctcttcccttccgtCTAGCTTTGCTCCTAACAACCACCCCGTCTCTGCTTTTCCTGTTGTTTTAGTGCTGCGGCTCTGGCAGTGTGACTCTGCCCGAAAACAGACTGAAGGTCAGTGCTGCATACAGTGATGCGTCCTGCCCTGCACACTTCTGCTCTCACCGGTGGCTCCATACCCTGGCGCCAGAATGGCTGTGGGTGAGGCCCTGGCACACGTGAGGACCACTCTCCCACTGCTACTCTGGTCGCAGCTGCTTCTGTTGCTTTCTGGATCGTCCTGTGTTGGACACGCCCAACGCCATGGTCCTCCAGAAGTGGTCATACCCTTGAGGGTGACACACACTGGCAGGGGCGTGAAGCCTCCAGGCTGGCTCTCCTACAGCCTGCGTGTCGGGGGCCGGAAACACGTTCTTCACATGAAGGTCAACAAGCATTTGTTCTCTCAACATTTCCCAGTGTTCACCTACGACGACCAGCATGCTCTCCTGCAGGAACAGCCCTTTGTCCAGAATGACTGCTACTACCAGGGCCATGTGGAGGGGGACCCGGAATCCCTGGTTGCCCTCAGTACATGTTTGAGGGGCTTTCGAGGAATACTACAGATAAATAACGTTGTTTATGAAATCCAGCCCAAAAGGCTTTCTACCTCATTTGAACACCTGCTATATAGAATGGACAAGGAGGAGACACAGCTCCCACCCATGAGATGTGGGTTAACAGACGAAGAAATAGCACGACAACTGAAGTTCCAAGAGAGTGTTGAGCCCACTTTGATGCAAAGTGGGTATGAAGGCTGGTGGACCCACAGGCGTTTTCTGGAACTGGCAGTGGTGGTGGACCACAATCGGTACCTTCATCATGAAAGTAATACCTCAAAAGTGCAGGATGAAGTATGCATTGTTGTCCATATAATAGGTAACTTTTTAAATTCATTGGATGTTAAGGTGCTCTTAATTGGAATTGAGATCTGGACTAAAGAAAACCCCATTTCAATAGATAACATAGACAGTCTCCTGGAAGGATTTTGCTCCTGGAAAAAAGTAAGTTTTAATACCCGCTTGCCCCATGACGTTGCACATGTCTTTGTAAAGAAGCAATACGACATAAACATTGGCTTGGCCTATATAGGATCGGTGTGTAACCAGCGTTTTAACTGTGGAGTTGATAGTTTCATGGGTGAATCTTTGTATAGCGCTGCATATATTGCATCACATGAGATTGGTCACAATTTGGGTATGCCACATGACAATGGCGACTGTGAATGTGGGAGTGAAACATGTATCATGTCTCCAACAAAATCGACAGCAGTGAGTTTCAGCAACTGCAGCTACGCTGCCTACTGGAACAGCGGTGCCCAAAAAACATGTTTGAACCTTTCACCCAATACAGAGAACATTTTCACGTACAAACACTGTGGGAACAGTGTGGTTGATGAAGGAGAAGAGTGTGACTGTGGTCCCACTTACACGTGTGCGACAGATCCCTGCTGTCAGCCAGACTGCACTCTGACACCTGGGGCCGCCTGTGCTTTTGGGCTTTGCTGTGACAACTGCGAATTCAGGCCACCAGGCTTCCTgtgcagaaaagaggaaaatgagtgTGATCTTCCAGAGTGGTGCAATGGGACATCCTACCAGTGTCCAGAAGACGGACGGGACCTCCTGCACGGGCGGGGGCTACTGCTATGAAAAGAGATGCAACAATCGCAATGAACAGTGCAGGCAAATCTTTGGCAAAGAGGCCAAGAGTGCAGATCAGAACTGCTACAGGGAAGCAAATACCCGAGGTGACCGTTTTGGTAACTGTGGTGTCAGAGTCACTTCATATGTAAAATGTGACACCTCAGATATCCTGTGTGGGAGGGTCCAGTGTGAGAATGTGACCAAAGTTCCCGTTCTGAGAGATCACACGACTGTGCGCTGGACTCACTTCAATGGAGTCACCTGCTGGGGTACAGACTACCACTTTGGGATGACCATATCTGACACTGGCGAAGTGAAAGACGGCACAGAGTGTGGTGCAGGACGGATCTGCGTCCAAAGAAAGTGTGTCCTGATGTCCACTTTGAAAAGCAGTTGCTCACCTGAGACCTGCAATATGAATGGAGTCTGTAACAGCAGAcatcactgccactgccacttcGGGTGGGCCCCCCCCAGCTGCCTGGACGAAGGCAGCGGAGGCAGTGTGGACAGTGGCCCACCCCCcaggaaacaagaagaaaaggtGGAAGACAAGATTTACCTCCAACTATTTTGGGGgattcctttctttgttttattgtgtTTCTTACTTTTGCTTTTTAGGAGACGCCAAAAATCGCCTAAGAAACAAGAGGAGAATGTCTCAGCCTCACCTACGGAAGAGCAAACTGTTTCAAGTTCACCTacgaaagaagagcaaagtttgCCAACTTCACCTCAGTGAGAAGAGCAAAATGTCGAGACATCacctaaggaaaaaataaaaaatgtgctgATCTCAcctaaggaaaaagagaaaaaacttcaAATTGCATCTtagaaagaaaagccaaaattTACAATTTCAAACACGAAGCCCCAATACCTATGAAATTTCTCATGTCTCAAGTTTCCTGGAAGCAGACATGTTAAAGCATGTGTCACAGATCATTGTCAAAAAACCCAGAGGTATTTCATTATTCTAATTATAAACATCACCCTTTAAACAATTACACTAATTCCTGGAATATTTCTACTTTCCATTATTTTAAGCAAATTTAGTGGCTACTTTTTCATGGAATTAGTCTGTTTCCTGACCAAAGGCACAGCtcctgaagtgtgtgtgtgtctgtgtgtgggtgtgtgtgtgtgtgtgtgcatgcactttTAATTTGCTGTCTCTAAATTACAAACATCCGTCTCCTTTGTACTCTTTGTCACATACAGAAGGGGAAcctaaaaatcacatttcttccTCGCCAGTCCCCTTACTATTGATCCTGCTAATGGAAAGATGAGAGGGGAACTGGATAC
This window contains:
- the LOC102544134 gene encoding LOW QUALITY PROTEIN: disintegrin and metalloproteinase domain-containing protein 25-like (The sequence of the model RefSeq protein was modified relative to this genomic sequence to represent the inferred CDS: inserted 2 bases in 1 codon), coding for MAVGEALAHVRTTLPLLLWSQLLLLLSGSSCVGHAQRHGPPEVVIPLRVTHTGRGVKPPGWLSYSLRVGGRKHVLHMKVNKHLFSQHFPVFTYDDQHALLQEQPFVQNDCYYQGHVEGDPESLVALSTCLRGFRGILQINNVVYEIQPKRLSTSFEHLLYRMDKEETQLPPMRCGLTDEEIARQLKFQESVEPTLMQSGYEGWWTHRRFLELAVVVDHNRYLHHESNTSKVQDEVCIVVHIIGNFLNSLDVKVLLIGIEIWTKENPISIDNIDSLLEGFCSWKKVSFNTRLPHDVAHVFVKKQYDINIGLAYIGSVCNQRFNCGVDSFMGESLYSAAYIASHEIGHNLGMPHDNGDCECGSETCIMSPTKSTAVSFSNCSYAAYWNSGAQKTCLNLSPNTENIFTYKHCGNSVVDEGEECDCGPTYTCATDPCCQPDCTLTPGAACAFGLCCDNCEFRPPGFLCRKEENECDLPEWCNGTSYQCPEDXDGTSCTGGGYCYEKRCNNRNEQCRQIFGKEAKSADQNCYREANTRGDRFGNCGVRVTSYVKCDTSDILCGRVQCENVTKVPVLRDHTTVRWTHFNGVTCWGTDYHFGMTISDTGEVKDGTECGAGRICVQRKCVLMSTLKSSCSPETCNMNGVCNSRHHCHCHFGWAPPSCLDEGSGGSVDSGPPPRKQEEKVEDKIYLQLFWGIPFFVLLCFLLLLFRRRQKSPKKQEENVSASPTEEQTVSSSPTKEEQSLPTSPQ